A genome region from Eschrichtius robustus isolate mEscRob2 chromosome 4, mEscRob2.pri, whole genome shotgun sequence includes the following:
- the GAR1 gene encoding H/ACA ribonucleoprotein complex subunit 1: MSFRGRGRGGFNRGGGFGRGGGSSNHHFRGGGGGNFRGGGRGGFGRGGGRGGFNKGQDQGPPEQVVLLGEFLHPCEDDIVCKCTTDENKVPYFNAPVYLENKEQIGKVDEIFGQLRDFYFSVKLSENMKASSFKKLQKFYIDPYKLLPLQRFLPRPPGEKGPPRGGGRGGRGGGRGGGGRGGRGGGFRGGRGSGGGGFRGGRGGGGFRGRGH, encoded by the exons ATGTCTTTTCGAGGCAGAGGTCGCGGAGGCTTTAATCGAGGTGGCGGCTTCGGtcgcggcggcggcagcagcaaccACCACTTCCGAGGTGGAGGCGGCGGCAATTTCAGAGGCGGCGGCAGAGGAGGATTTGGACGAGGGGGCGGCCGCGGAGGTTTTAACAAAGGCCAGGACCAAGGACCTCCAGAGCAAGTAGTTT TATTAGGAGAGTTCCTGCACCCCTGTGAGGATGACATAGTTTGTAAATGTACCACAGATGAAAATAAAGTGCCTTATTTCAATGCTCCAgtttatttagaaaacaaagaacaaattggAAAAGTGGATGAAATATTTGGACAACTTAGAGATTTT tatttTTCAGTTAAATTGTCAGAGAACATGAAGGcatcttcctttaaaaaactgcAGAAG TTTTATATAGACCCATATAAGCTGCTGCCGTTGCAGAGGTTTCTACCTCGACCTCCGGGTGAGAAGGGGCCTCCACGAGGCGGTGGCAGGGGAGgtcgaggaggaggaagaggcggAGGTGGCAGAGGTGGAAGGGGTG gtGGTTTTAGAGGTGGAAGAGGAAGTGGAGGTGGAGGtttcagaggaggaagagggggtggTGGTTTTAGAG GAAGAGGACATTAA